A region of Hydrogenimonas cancrithermarum DNA encodes the following proteins:
- a CDS encoding Lcl C-terminal domain-containing protein, with amino-acid sequence MRSVLITMVSALLLFAGEFREVDGTYDYFQARNVCGQKLGNGWRVPEIWELFPLRGETEKFGKDKRYWSGNTLGEARIVKMIRHENEYFVNNKDIPAFAFYLQDGDITPTPKWVKAHLICTNQAKVMQSDEGFEKLPDGRVVDRRNGIIWESIEKKTRRNLKLPFEGAQAYCEERKMRLPTLDELYAIVNYNYVKPAVNKSIFGPMHLKYYWSDDEFGDNEAYVVGFSVGSVATSEQEHRSYFRCVEDME; translated from the coding sequence ATGCGATCTGTCTTGATAACGATGGTGTCGGCACTATTGCTCTTTGCCGGCGAGTTCAGGGAAGTAGATGGAACCTACGACTATTTCCAGGCACGCAATGTGTGCGGGCAGAAACTCGGCAATGGATGGCGTGTACCGGAGATATGGGAACTTTTTCCGCTTCGTGGAGAGACGGAAAAATTTGGAAAAGATAAGCGCTACTGGAGCGGCAACACGTTGGGTGAGGCACGGATCGTGAAGATGATCCGGCATGAAAACGAGTATTTCGTCAACAACAAGGATATTCCGGCCTTTGCCTTCTATCTGCAGGACGGAGACATTACGCCGACGCCAAAATGGGTCAAAGCGCATCTCATCTGTACGAACCAGGCAAAGGTGATGCAGTCGGACGAGGGTTTCGAAAAACTTCCCGACGGACGGGTGGTGGATCGCCGCAATGGGATTATCTGGGAATCGATAGAGAAGAAAACCAGACGTAACCTCAAGCTTCCCTTCGAAGGAGCACAGGCCTATTGCGAAGAGAGGAAGATGCGTCTTCCCACCCTCGACGAGCTCTATGCCATCGTCAACTACAACTATGTCAAACCGGCCGTCAACAAGTCGATTTTCGGACCGATGCATTTGAAGTACTATTGGAGTGACGACGAATTCGGTGATAACGAAGCCTATGTGGTGGGTTTCAGCGTCGGCTCCGTCGCGACGAGCGAACAGGAGCATAGGAGCTATTTCCGGTGTGTCGAAGATATGGAATGA
- a CDS encoding NUDIX domain-containing protein — protein sequence MKLSAGILPFKQDPDGIKVYLVHMGGPFWKKKKRSWSIVKGEVEEGEDLLQAATREFFEETGQRIDGDFFPLGDVKSSNKRIHAWAVEVEPSTEIRSNTFELEWPPKSGRVMQFPEVDRAAWFGLEEAKEVIVASQIPFLERLAELLRKN from the coding sequence ATGAAACTGAGTGCAGGTATTTTACCATTTAAACAAGATCCCGACGGAATAAAAGTCTACCTCGTCCATATGGGCGGCCCTTTCTGGAAAAAGAAGAAGCGGTCGTGGAGTATCGTCAAAGGGGAAGTGGAAGAGGGAGAAGATCTTCTGCAGGCGGCAACACGGGAGTTTTTCGAAGAGACAGGGCAGAGGATCGATGGAGATTTTTTTCCGCTTGGCGACGTCAAGAGCTCGAACAAACGAATTCATGCCTGGGCTGTGGAGGTGGAGCCTTCGACCGAGATACGATCCAATACATTCGAGCTTGAATGGCCACCGAAGTCGGGGAGGGTGATGCAGTTCCCGGAAGTGGACAGGGCGGCATGGTTCGGCCTCGAAGAAGCGAAAGAGGTGATTGTCGCTTCCCAGATTCCATTTCTCGAGCGGTTGGCTGAGCTTCTTCGAAAAAACTAA
- the rnz gene encoding ribonuclease Z gives MNKIIFLGTSAGVPTRNRNVSALALQPENSKAWMLFDCGEGTQHQLLKTSLSAYNLSRIFITHLHGDHVYGLCGLLASKGMQRAEMPLEIYGPPGIKEMLETVMKFSQLNLPFDLKIFEISKDTTMRFEGMRIVVVELSHSITSYGFVVIFDDTPGRFDIEKAKALGIPEGPLYSKLKRGETVKLPDGRSIDGRDLVGVPKKGRRIAIGGDNDDPLLFSPFAPYDLMIHEATYTQYDFDHLPRKFKHTTAKQLAEAAQKMGVEWLILNHISPRYDKKGRVSELVEEAKRHFDGNVEVAYDFMQIEI, from the coding sequence ATGAACAAGATCATATTTCTGGGAACCTCGGCCGGCGTCCCGACACGAAACAGAAATGTCTCCGCCCTCGCCCTTCAGCCTGAAAACTCCAAAGCCTGGATGCTTTTCGATTGCGGTGAAGGGACACAGCATCAGCTTCTCAAAACGAGTCTCAGTGCCTACAACCTCTCCCGTATCTTCATCACGCATCTACACGGTGACCATGTCTACGGGCTCTGCGGGCTTTTGGCATCCAAAGGGATGCAAAGAGCCGAAATGCCGCTGGAGATCTACGGCCCGCCCGGCATCAAGGAGATGCTCGAAACGGTCATGAAATTTTCACAGCTCAACCTTCCCTTCGATCTGAAAATCTTCGAGATTTCGAAAGATACGACAATGCGTTTCGAGGGAATGCGTATCGTTGTCGTCGAGCTCTCTCATTCAATCACATCGTATGGCTTTGTCGTCATTTTCGACGATACGCCCGGACGGTTCGATATCGAAAAGGCCAAGGCTCTCGGGATTCCGGAAGGGCCACTCTATTCGAAACTGAAAAGGGGCGAAACGGTGAAGCTGCCCGACGGGCGTTCGATCGACGGCAGAGATCTTGTCGGTGTGCCGAAAAAGGGCAGACGCATCGCCATCGGTGGGGACAACGACGACCCCCTTCTATTTTCACCTTTCGCGCCGTACGACCTCATGATCCATGAAGCGACCTACACACAGTACGATTTCGACCATCTGCCCAGAAAATTCAAACACACCACGGCGAAGCAGTTGGCCGAAGCGGCACAGAAAATGGGGGTGGAATGGCTCATATTAAATCATATCAGCCCAAGATACGATAAAAAAGGAAGAGTTTCGGAGTTGGTGGAGGAAGCGAAGCGCCATTTCGACGGTAACGTCGAAGTGGCGTATGATTTTATGCAGATAGAGATTTAG
- a CDS encoding tyrosine-type recombinase/integrase, whose amino-acid sequence MRYPLDFENRFDKTLLFWMGRYMHSKLNSLSNRQVNDPQMLARIIAQLRTGVDGIETLSRLAKEARNAGLIGINTYYKPLEKLYIYLTDLGLASMKEIDEELISDFLASATATLSDATKKNYRIAMINFFGYIDKQNGDMDSKAHHYGIELKNWGGLSGKSGTKLPSYMQEAEVERFLEAIETHPFQTAVAARNRLLIKLILFTGIRVGEALQLKTKDLIPEGDIYLIRITGKGNKARVVMIKASHINEYLSEWMQLRQCESDWLFCNKKGTPLTQAYVSRIVEKILMQAGIRKEKNGAHMLRHTFATMLYLKKRDLVLVQEALGHASLDTSRIYTHFDKERLKEAASVMDDIAGGGSK is encoded by the coding sequence ATGCGATACCCGCTCGATTTCGAAAACCGCTTCGACAAAACACTGCTTTTCTGGATGGGCCGCTACATGCACTCCAAGCTCAATTCGCTCTCCAACCGCCAGGTCAACGACCCGCAAATGCTCGCGCGTATCATCGCGCAGCTGCGTACCGGTGTCGATGGTATAGAGACACTCTCACGTCTTGCCAAAGAGGCGCGAAATGCAGGGCTGATCGGCATCAATACCTACTACAAGCCTCTGGAAAAACTTTACATCTATCTGACCGATCTCGGGCTCGCTTCGATGAAAGAGATCGACGAAGAGCTCATCAGCGACTTTCTGGCTTCGGCGACCGCGACTCTTTCGGATGCGACCAAAAAGAACTACCGTATCGCGATGATCAACTTTTTCGGCTATATCGACAAACAAAACGGCGATATGGACTCGAAAGCTCACCATTACGGTATCGAGCTGAAAAACTGGGGCGGTTTGTCCGGTAAAAGCGGTACCAAACTCCCCTCTTACATGCAAGAAGCCGAAGTCGAACGCTTTCTCGAAGCGATCGAAACCCATCCCTTTCAGACGGCCGTGGCGGCCAGAAACCGTCTTTTGATCAAACTGATCCTCTTTACCGGCATCCGCGTCGGCGAAGCGCTCCAGCTCAAAACCAAAGATCTGATTCCCGAAGGCGACATCTATCTCATCCGCATCACCGGCAAGGGGAACAAGGCGCGTGTCGTCATGATCAAAGCTTCTCATATTAATGAATATCTATCCGAATGGATGCAACTGCGCCAATGCGAAAGCGATTGGCTCTTCTGCAACAAAAAGGGTACTCCCCTCACCCAGGCCTATGTCAGCCGCATCGTTGAGAAGATATTGATGCAAGCAGGTATACGGAAAGAGAAGAACGGTGCCCACATGCTGCGCCACACTTTCGCAACGATGCTCTACCTTAAAAAGAGAGACCTCGTATTGGTGCAGGAGGCGCTGGGACACGCCAGTCTCGATACGTCGCGAATCTATACCCATTTCGACAAGGAACGGCTCAAAGAGGCGGCTAGCGTCATGGACGATATCGCAGGAGGGGGCAGCAAATGA